From Gemmatimonas sp., one genomic window encodes:
- a CDS encoding LytTR family DNA-binding domain-containing protein translates to MRVLIVDDESLARQRVRRLLQTEADVDVVGEAESGHEAVALIRELQPDLVCLDVQMPGLDGFGVLRELDGGHVPMVLFITAYDEHAQRAFDVHAVDYVLKPVDEDRFRAAFDKARKHRANAVAAERLGELLETVRRLADGGAAMADARGDVGASGNGQAIGAGGNSAGANVAATNGRYASRILVKQDGRMFFVKTSEIDWIEADRNYVRLHVGKTSHTIRERISHLEETLDPRLFARIHRSTIVNLNRVREMQQWFSGDYVVILEDGTRLRLSRHYRDRVEKQVGV, encoded by the coding sequence GTGCGAGTACTGATCGTTGACGATGAAAGTCTGGCGCGGCAGCGCGTTCGCCGACTCTTGCAGACTGAGGCGGATGTGGATGTGGTCGGCGAAGCGGAGAGCGGCCATGAGGCCGTTGCGCTGATTCGCGAGCTGCAGCCCGATCTCGTCTGCCTCGACGTGCAGATGCCGGGGCTCGACGGATTCGGCGTGCTACGCGAACTCGACGGCGGTCACGTCCCCATGGTCTTGTTCATCACGGCGTACGACGAGCATGCGCAGCGCGCCTTCGACGTGCACGCCGTCGACTACGTGTTGAAGCCGGTCGATGAAGACCGCTTCAGGGCGGCCTTCGACAAGGCGCGCAAGCATCGCGCGAACGCTGTGGCCGCCGAGCGCCTCGGTGAGCTGCTGGAGACCGTGCGGCGTCTCGCGGACGGCGGTGCGGCGATGGCCGACGCTCGCGGGGACGTCGGCGCGTCCGGCAACGGACAGGCGATCGGCGCGGGGGGCAATAGCGCCGGCGCCAACGTCGCGGCCACCAACGGACGCTACGCGAGCCGCATCCTGGTCAAGCAGGACGGTCGCATGTTCTTTGTGAAAACGTCAGAGATCGACTGGATCGAAGCCGACCGCAACTACGTGCGACTGCATGTCGGTAAGACCTCGCACACGATCCGAGAGCGCATCAGCCATCTCGAGGAAACGCTCGACCCGAGATTGTTCGCGCGCATTCATCGCTCCACGATCGTGAATCTCAATCGGGTGCGCGAGATGCAGCAGTGGTTCTCCGGCGACTACGTCGTCATCCTCGAAGACGGAACGCGACTGCGACTGAGCCGCCACTACCGCGATCGCGTCGAGAAACAGGTCGGCGTGTAA
- a CDS encoding LysM peptidoglycan-binding domain-containing protein, with protein sequence MAIHDPSANPVENATAALDTAASAESAGAASSPRRAGWLRAGAAAPPARRQRSPWVRLLVALTSSTALLGTAGLVAAAAIVPPIGARRTAREAAQQEVLSQLGPDERVVARAFASQRRWTDMWRESFGVVVATNRRLLYVGAPPTPLLRPREDGPTELLVESYPFDAAFTLEPRTLFRGYGRGLKLRTPAAQVDFIVDDDSWTSALRVSQASAAARRSVTRDEEALSATTRAPAPPAALYVRYIVQRGETLTGLARRFRTSPDVLRQLNQLSTDEIKVGQRLRVPKVDLDTLP encoded by the coding sequence ATGGCTATCCATGATCCGTCCGCCAACCCTGTGGAGAACGCAACGGCAGCGCTCGATACGGCGGCGTCCGCCGAGTCTGCTGGGGCGGCCTCGTCGCCTCGGCGGGCGGGCTGGCTCCGGGCAGGTGCGGCCGCACCGCCAGCCCGCCGGCAGCGCAGCCCGTGGGTCCGGCTGCTGGTGGCGCTCACGAGCAGTACCGCCCTGCTTGGCACAGCGGGACTCGTGGCCGCGGCGGCGATCGTCCCGCCAATCGGCGCCCGTCGAACGGCCCGCGAGGCAGCGCAGCAGGAGGTTCTGTCGCAGCTGGGGCCGGACGAGCGTGTGGTGGCGCGAGCCTTCGCCTCACAACGACGCTGGACCGACATGTGGCGCGAGTCGTTCGGCGTGGTCGTCGCGACCAACCGGCGGTTGCTGTACGTGGGCGCGCCACCGACACCGCTGCTGCGTCCGCGCGAAGATGGTCCAACCGAACTGTTGGTGGAGAGCTACCCGTTCGACGCGGCCTTCACGCTCGAGCCGCGCACGCTCTTCCGCGGATACGGCCGCGGCCTGAAGCTACGCACTCCCGCCGCGCAGGTCGACTTCATCGTCGACGATGACTCGTGGACATCAGCGCTGCGCGTGTCGCAGGCGAGTGCTGCAGCGCGGCGATCCGTCACCCGCGACGAAGAGGCGTTGAGCGCGACCACGCGCGCCCCTGCCCCGCCGGCAGCACTGTACGTGCGGTACATCGTGCAGCGCGGCGAAACACTGACCGGACTCGCGCGACGCTTCCGCACCTCGCCTGATGTGCTGCGACAGCTGAATCAGCTGTCGACCGATGAGATCAAAGTGGGGCAGCGGCTTCGCGTGCCCAAGGTCGACTTGGACACGCTGCCGTAG
- a CDS encoding histidine kinase, translated as MTSIDNDLAVFSPAGSPDRETNGWVPASLSQRAASRHHSGGTGLVSNTVSGMHGMVAPSTAKRKCSRKAAPSARIACTTFPSVRSSSRSHSTHRIHLRSVLVTSTQPVTIADEGARLRRMTRLLFAVVWVIPAVLAALQLILVGDASGTHYSLTTALFWQGASWMMWGLWSQVVLTLVERVKLDTARILPWISMHVAVSAVICTVNVFAIAWLDHIFGAIGQVTSYAFAVRVVLVNHLDFQVVLYWAVVGAAYMVEFVRRYRERDRAATALEQKLASTQLEALRMQLNPHFLFNALNSVAELMEMDVREAQRTLTRVADLLRLSLRSAGSSLIPVWQEIELVELYLQIARVRYGQGLDADITVDPSAVDDMLPSFLLQPLVENALKHGLAPGHPDQSIEVHVKRNGGVLEIIVEDNGRGLDGLLTTSGRFLAAAPSVDGLGIGLTNTRMRLTMLYGDRYAFRMSNQASGGCRVEIRLPVDDR; from the coding sequence GTGACGTCGATCGACAATGACCTAGCGGTCTTCAGTCCAGCAGGGTCGCCGGATCGGGAGACCAACGGTTGGGTTCCAGCATCGCTATCGCAGCGCGCAGCTTCTCGTCATCATTCCGGAGGGACGGGTTTGGTGAGTAATACCGTTTCTGGAATGCACGGTATGGTTGCACCAAGTACCGCGAAACGAAAGTGCAGCCGAAAAGCTGCACCTTCTGCCCGTATCGCGTGTACTACGTTCCCCAGTGTGCGAAGTTCCAGTAGATCGCATAGCACGCATCGCATCCATCTCCGCTCCGTCCTGGTGACTTCGACTCAGCCCGTCACGATCGCCGATGAAGGCGCGCGCTTGCGGCGCATGACGCGCCTGCTCTTCGCCGTCGTCTGGGTCATTCCGGCTGTCCTCGCTGCTTTACAGCTCATCCTCGTCGGCGATGCTTCCGGCACCCATTACAGCCTGACGACAGCGCTGTTCTGGCAGGGGGCCTCGTGGATGATGTGGGGTCTCTGGTCGCAGGTCGTCCTGACGCTCGTCGAACGGGTCAAGCTGGACACCGCCCGGATTCTGCCCTGGATCTCGATGCACGTCGCGGTCAGCGCGGTGATCTGTACAGTCAACGTGTTTGCGATTGCCTGGCTCGACCACATCTTCGGCGCCATTGGTCAGGTCACGAGTTACGCGTTCGCGGTGCGCGTGGTGCTCGTCAATCACCTGGATTTTCAGGTGGTGCTGTACTGGGCGGTTGTCGGTGCCGCGTACATGGTGGAGTTCGTGCGGCGCTATCGCGAGCGCGACCGTGCCGCCACCGCACTGGAGCAGAAGCTCGCGAGCACACAGCTCGAAGCGCTACGCATGCAGCTCAACCCGCACTTCCTCTTCAACGCCCTGAATTCCGTGGCCGAGCTGATGGAGATGGACGTGCGCGAAGCCCAGCGCACCCTGACGCGGGTGGCCGACCTGCTCCGCCTCTCCCTGCGCAGTGCGGGCTCGTCGCTGATTCCGGTGTGGCAGGAGATCGAACTGGTCGAGCTCTACCTGCAGATCGCCCGCGTCCGCTACGGACAGGGGCTCGACGCCGACATCACCGTTGATCCGTCGGCAGTGGATGACATGCTCCCCAGCTTTCTCCTGCAGCCGCTGGTCGAGAACGCCCTGAAGCACGGATTGGCACCTGGCCATCCGGATCAGAGCATCGAGGTGCACGTGAAGCGCAACGGCGGCGTGCTCGAGATCATCGTGGAGGACAATGGTCGGGGCCTCGACGGGTTGCTGACCACCAGCGGACGCTTTCTCGCCGCCGCGCCGTCGGTCGACGGCCTCGGTATTGGCCTAACCAACACGCGCATGCGCCTGACCATGTTGTACGGCGACCGGTACGCCTTTCGGATGAGCAATCAGGCATCCGGCGGTTGCCGTGTCGAGATTCGCCTTCCCGTTGACGATCGCTGA
- a CDS encoding ATP-binding protein: protein MPESFHVLHDPARLRLLRDASRPRSFPESAYDSLTRVAAQALDVPVVLVSLVDDRGQFFQGATGLLGEIAVCRATPLSHSFCKHVVMTGAVLSIEDARAHPLVCTNPIIDEMGVVGYLGFPLTTSDGHTLGSLCAITMSPRVWTPQDEATLRDLAQMVISDLELRAELSYREDAAKATDPSVLAEGLPARGVDILDHMLEGAVALDRQWRITLANLAAARLTRLSRSVAVGQDVWTLLPMLIGTPIEQLLREAAASRRPLETEAYLPEQARWFEIRAVPARHGLAVYFADTTERRRAIESLALREDQLRQAQKMEAIGTLAGGVAHDFNNLLTVMRANCELLMDDLTPTSPTYDELSDIRTAVARAASLTQQLLAFGRKQAIRPRHVDIVTTVESLTPMLRRLIPANIAIDTRYEPALPTVFIDPGQVEQVAINLIVNARDAMVDGGTIGVECAVLELSEPLATASVTVPEGRWVQLTVRDSGTGIPPEQIPRIFDPFFTTKDVGKGTGLGLSTVFGIVHKAGGMITVDSRVGAGTRVRVFFPASTEEPVAAMSPAPTTAATSGTLLLV from the coding sequence ATGCCTGAGTCTTTCCATGTGCTGCATGATCCCGCGCGACTTCGTCTGCTGCGGGACGCCAGCCGTCCGCGTTCGTTCCCGGAATCGGCGTACGACAGTCTGACCCGTGTCGCCGCACAAGCGCTCGACGTGCCCGTCGTCCTGGTGTCGCTGGTGGACGACCGAGGACAGTTCTTCCAAGGCGCAACGGGTTTGCTGGGTGAGATCGCCGTGTGCCGCGCCACGCCGCTGTCGCACTCGTTCTGCAAGCACGTGGTGATGACGGGAGCCGTGCTGTCGATCGAAGACGCCCGTGCGCATCCGCTCGTGTGCACTAATCCCATCATCGATGAGATGGGTGTGGTCGGGTATCTCGGATTCCCGCTTACGACATCCGACGGCCACACGCTTGGGTCGCTCTGTGCGATCACGATGTCCCCACGCGTGTGGACGCCGCAGGACGAGGCCACGCTGCGCGATCTGGCGCAGATGGTCATCAGCGACCTCGAGCTGCGCGCCGAGCTGTCTTATCGTGAGGACGCGGCGAAGGCCACCGATCCGTCGGTGCTGGCCGAAGGCCTGCCCGCGCGCGGTGTCGACATTCTGGACCACATGCTTGAAGGTGCCGTGGCGCTTGATCGCCAATGGCGCATCACGCTGGCAAATCTCGCGGCGGCTCGACTCACGCGGCTGTCGCGATCGGTGGCGGTTGGGCAAGATGTCTGGACGCTGCTCCCCATGCTGATCGGCACGCCGATCGAACAGCTGCTGCGCGAGGCCGCGGCGTCGCGTCGTCCACTCGAGACGGAGGCGTACCTGCCTGAGCAGGCCCGCTGGTTCGAAATCCGCGCGGTGCCCGCGCGACATGGGCTCGCGGTGTACTTCGCCGACACCACCGAACGACGTCGGGCGATCGAATCGCTCGCCCTGCGCGAGGATCAGTTGCGTCAGGCGCAGAAGATGGAGGCAATCGGCACACTCGCCGGTGGCGTCGCGCACGACTTCAACAACTTGCTCACCGTGATGCGCGCGAACTGCGAGCTGCTCATGGATGATCTGACGCCGACGTCGCCGACGTACGACGAACTGTCTGACATTCGCACGGCCGTCGCGCGCGCGGCGTCGCTCACGCAACAGCTCCTGGCGTTCGGTCGGAAACAGGCGATCCGGCCACGACACGTCGACATCGTTACGACGGTGGAATCGCTTACCCCAATGCTGCGACGGCTGATTCCGGCCAATATCGCGATCGACACGCGCTACGAGCCCGCGCTTCCCACGGTATTCATCGATCCGGGGCAAGTGGAGCAGGTGGCGATCAATCTGATCGTCAATGCGCGAGATGCGATGGTCGACGGTGGCACCATCGGCGTGGAGTGCGCCGTTCTGGAACTGAGCGAACCGTTGGCGACCGCCAGCGTCACCGTGCCCGAGGGACGGTGGGTGCAGCTGACGGTTCGTGATAGCGGCACCGGCATTCCCCCCGAGCAGATTCCGCGCATCTTCGACCCGTTCTTCACGACCAAGGATGTGGGGAAGGGGACCGGCCTCGGATTGTCCACCGTGTTCGGCATCGTGCACAAGGCGGGTGGCATGATCACCGTGGACTCACGTGTCGGCGCTGGTACACGCGTGCGCGTATTCTTCCCGGCGTCGACAGAGGAGCCGGTCGCCGCGATGTCGCCTGCTCCCACGACAGCCGCGACGAGCGGGACGCTACTGCTGGTCTAG
- a CDS encoding SIMPL domain-containing protein (The SIMPL domain is named for its presence in mouse protein SIMPL (signalling molecule that associates with mouse pelle-like kinase). Bacterial member BP26, from Brucella, was shown to assemble into a channel-like structure, while YggE from E. coli has been associated with resistance to oxidative stress.), with protein MHTPSSSSSGRILAAVVLAAGVAAGGFLAGTGFARMRTSDRTVSVKGVAEREAKADLAIWPLRLVVTDDDLVRANTALERNVQQVRAFLAAQGLDSAGTEVSLQEFSVQDARTVGGYQNTGRYIIRQTLVVRSTRVDLVQTASQRVPDLVRNGVVLSSGQEYGGGGPTFVFTKLNDLKNPMIAEATSRARESAQQFARDSKSTLSGIRSANQGVFEILPRDQAMGISEESQVTKRVRVVTTVVYGLAN; from the coding sequence ATGCACACGCCCTCCTCTTCGTCGTCGGGCCGAATCCTCGCCGCTGTGGTGCTGGCCGCTGGTGTGGCCGCCGGTGGCTTTCTCGCCGGCACCGGCTTCGCACGGATGCGCACGTCAGATCGCACGGTGTCAGTCAAAGGCGTCGCCGAGCGTGAGGCGAAAGCCGATCTCGCCATCTGGCCGCTGCGACTCGTGGTGACCGACGATGATCTGGTGCGCGCCAACACGGCGCTCGAACGCAATGTGCAGCAGGTGCGCGCGTTCCTGGCGGCACAGGGCCTCGATTCTGCCGGGACGGAAGTGAGTTTGCAGGAATTCTCCGTGCAAGACGCGCGGACCGTCGGCGGCTATCAGAACACCGGGCGCTACATCATCCGACAGACGCTGGTCGTGCGCTCGACACGTGTCGACCTGGTGCAAACCGCCAGTCAGCGCGTGCCGGATCTGGTGCGCAACGGCGTGGTGCTGTCGTCTGGACAGGAGTACGGCGGCGGGGGACCGACGTTCGTCTTCACGAAGCTGAACGATCTCAAGAACCCGATGATCGCCGAGGCCACGTCGCGGGCGCGCGAATCGGCGCAGCAGTTCGCCCGCGACTCGAAGAGCACGCTGTCGGGAATCCGCAGCGCCAATCAGGGTGTGTTCGAAATTCTCCCGCGCGATCAGGCGATGGGAATCTCCGAGGAGAGTCAGGTCACCAAGCGCGTCCGCGTGGTGACCACCGTCGTGTACGGGCTCGCGAACTAG
- a CDS encoding alpha/beta hydrolase — translation MSTVPSVTPISWQSRIVHLLVRARMRPHAYAPIDPRWVRSEMGRPRAARRWMARSTGAALESRPEGQGWPGGEVVTWPGHEPGAPVLLYLHGGGYIACSPETHRPLVSSLVRRIRGRAFVPRYRLAPEHPFPAALHDAMAAYRYLLDVERIAPAQIVIAGDSAGGGLALALALAVRDERWPNPAGLVAFSPWTDLAATGGSLEENTERCAMFAGETIRRAARFYVGDADPTLPLISPLYGDFRGLPPMLVHASEDEVLRDDAVRVADAARRDGVEVELQLWPHVPHVWQFFAAVLPEARASLAATTRFVLARM, via the coding sequence ATGTCGACCGTCCCGTCCGTCACCCCGATCAGTTGGCAGTCCCGGATCGTGCACCTCCTCGTGCGTGCGCGGATGCGTCCGCACGCGTACGCACCAATCGATCCTCGGTGGGTCCGCTCCGAAATGGGTCGGCCGCGCGCGGCGCGTCGGTGGATGGCCCGGTCTACCGGAGCCGCGCTGGAATCGCGCCCCGAAGGTCAGGGGTGGCCGGGCGGAGAGGTCGTGACGTGGCCCGGCCACGAGCCGGGGGCGCCGGTGCTGTTGTATCTGCACGGGGGCGGCTACATCGCCTGTTCGCCGGAGACGCACCGGCCGCTGGTCTCCTCACTCGTGCGACGCATCCGGGGACGGGCGTTCGTGCCACGCTATCGGCTGGCGCCCGAGCATCCGTTTCCGGCCGCGCTGCACGACGCCATGGCCGCGTACCGCTATCTCCTCGATGTGGAGCGCATCGCGCCGGCGCAGATCGTGATTGCCGGCGATTCGGCTGGTGGTGGGCTCGCCCTGGCGCTGGCGTTGGCGGTCCGTGATGAACGGTGGCCGAATCCGGCCGGACTCGTGGCGTTCAGTCCGTGGACCGATCTCGCCGCCACTGGTGGCTCGCTCGAGGAGAACACCGAGCGATGCGCTATGTTCGCCGGCGAGACCATCCGACGTGCCGCGCGATTCTATGTCGGTGATGCCGATCCAACGTTGCCGTTGATCTCCCCGTTGTACGGCGACTTCCGCGGGTTGCCGCCTATGCTGGTGCACGCCAGCGAAGATGAAGTGTTACGCGATGATGCGGTTCGCGTGGCCGACGCAGCCCGTCGCGATGGTGTGGAGGTCGAACTACAGCTCTGGCCGCACGTGCCGCACGTGTGGCAGTTCTTTGCGGCCGTGCTGCCGGAAGCGCGCGCGTCGCTCGCCGCCACGACTCGTTTTGTGCTCGCACGCATGTAG
- a CDS encoding LacI family DNA-binding transcriptional regulator: MALSPAGRRVTIHDVAARAAVSQPTASLVLSNHPRARVAPATRQRVLDAAAELGYKPNVVARSLASRRSFALGVIVPDVRNPFVADVITGAERVAADAGYAVLLCDQSARSVRQHLDVLRARQIDGVLLDAVGASTLPDEALAGVNVVLIDEPSERWPGIATDAVMAGRLAAEHLLELGHTEMAFIGPASDVHAFRMRERGFVVRLREAGISLRSAWLRRAPATVTGGREAMRLLLATGPRPTAVFCANDLMAIGALKQALTAGLSLPADLSVVGCDDIELARYVTPELTTISVPARELGARAARLLLQLIEQSTQRVSASRLLPVRLVTRGSSGRAPTAVA; the protein is encoded by the coding sequence ATGGCCCTCTCTCCTGCTGGGCGCCGCGTCACCATTCATGACGTCGCCGCCCGCGCCGCGGTCTCTCAGCCCACCGCGTCGCTCGTCCTGTCGAACCACCCGCGAGCCCGCGTGGCGCCCGCGACCAGGCAGCGCGTCCTCGACGCAGCCGCCGAGCTCGGCTATAAGCCGAATGTCGTCGCCAGGTCGCTGGCCAGCCGCCGGTCGTTCGCCTTGGGGGTCATCGTGCCGGATGTGCGGAACCCGTTCGTGGCCGACGTCATCACCGGGGCCGAGCGCGTCGCCGCCGACGCGGGCTATGCCGTACTGCTCTGCGATCAGTCCGCGCGCAGCGTCCGTCAACACCTCGACGTGCTTCGAGCCCGTCAGATCGACGGCGTGCTGCTGGATGCGGTCGGGGCCAGCACGCTCCCCGACGAGGCCCTCGCCGGCGTAAACGTCGTGCTGATCGACGAGCCGTCGGAGCGATGGCCGGGGATCGCGACCGACGCCGTCATGGCCGGACGTCTGGCCGCGGAGCACTTGCTCGAACTCGGACACACGGAGATGGCCTTCATCGGTCCCGCCTCCGACGTCCACGCCTTCCGCATGCGCGAGCGCGGGTTCGTGGTGCGATTGCGTGAAGCGGGCATTTCGCTGCGCTCGGCGTGGCTCCGTCGCGCACCGGCCACGGTGACCGGCGGCCGCGAAGCCATGCGGCTGCTCCTCGCCACCGGACCTCGGCCCACCGCGGTGTTCTGCGCGAACGATCTGATGGCCATCGGTGCGCTCAAGCAGGCGCTCACGGCGGGGTTGTCCTTGCCCGCCGATCTCTCCGTCGTCGGCTGCGATGACATCGAACTGGCGCGATATGTGACTCCTGAACTCACCACCATTTCCGTCCCCGCCCGCGAGCTCGGTGCACGCGCGGCCCGTCTGCTGCTCCAGCTCATCGAGCAGTCCACGCAGCGCGTCTCGGCCAGCCGCCTGTTGCCCGTGCGCCTCGTGACGCGCGGCAGCTCTGGACGCGCGCCGACGGCCGTCGCATGA
- a CDS encoding ketoacyl-ACP synthase III: MTSTTTGGVVARGREATIVGTGSAVPSRLVTNEELSAQLGEDIDPFVRGTLGIAQRHWCTPDESTADLAEAAARAALTAAGLSPAQIDLLIVATDTPEYVSPATSSVVHGRLGLTNAGTFDLNAGCAGFVTAIDTAWKYIRADERYSRVLVIGAYAMSKYLNPHDKKTLTIFADGAGAAVIEAGPVPGLLSSELFADGRYCDGMGVFAGGTHTPITREILDENVQQYLRFVQKYPASVNEEGWPRIVQSVLARTGHTPNDVDLWLWTQVNRSTIDVVMRGLGQPLARAHTIMHKWGYTGSACLPMALDDAVRSGRVKDGDLIVLTGSGAGLAMGSLAMRWRGSAVAAPSPLPTTSA; encoded by the coding sequence ATGACTTCGACGACGACAGGGGGCGTGGTCGCTCGTGGTCGCGAGGCCACGATCGTCGGCACCGGGAGCGCCGTGCCGTCTCGCCTCGTGACCAACGAGGAACTGTCGGCGCAACTCGGCGAGGATATCGATCCCTTCGTGCGGGGAACGCTCGGCATCGCGCAGCGACACTGGTGTACGCCCGACGAAAGCACCGCCGATCTGGCCGAAGCGGCCGCACGTGCGGCCCTCACAGCCGCTGGACTTTCGCCGGCGCAGATCGACCTGCTCATCGTGGCCACGGACACACCCGAGTATGTGTCGCCGGCCACGTCCTCGGTGGTGCATGGACGTCTTGGGCTCACGAATGCCGGGACGTTCGACCTGAACGCGGGGTGCGCCGGATTCGTGACCGCGATCGACACCGCGTGGAAGTACATCCGCGCCGACGAGCGCTACTCGCGCGTGCTGGTGATCGGTGCGTACGCGATGTCGAAATATCTGAATCCGCACGACAAGAAGACGCTCACGATCTTTGCCGACGGCGCCGGCGCTGCGGTGATCGAGGCCGGACCGGTGCCGGGTTTGCTTTCGTCGGAGCTGTTCGCCGATGGGCGCTACTGCGATGGTATGGGCGTGTTCGCCGGAGGCACGCACACGCCCATCACGCGCGAGATCCTCGACGAGAATGTGCAGCAGTATTTGCGCTTCGTGCAGAAGTATCCCGCCTCGGTGAACGAGGAGGGCTGGCCGCGCATCGTACAATCGGTGCTCGCCCGCACCGGCCACACGCCGAACGACGTCGATCTGTGGCTGTGGACGCAGGTCAATCGATCAACGATCGACGTGGTCATGCGGGGCCTCGGCCAGCCGCTCGCGCGTGCGCATACGATCATGCACAAGTGGGGCTACACCGGCTCCGCGTGCCTGCCGATGGCGCTTGATGACGCCGTACGGAGTGGGCGTGTAAAGGACGGCGACTTGATCGTGCTCACGGGTTCAGGCGCCGGTCTCGCGATGGGCTCACTCGCCATGCGTTGGCGCGGCTCCGCAGTCGCCGCCCCGTCGCCGTTGCCCACGACATCGGCGTAG
- a CDS encoding deoxyhypusine synthase family protein → MAQSTSAPVTAFLRHHYRHFNAAALIDAADGYVRHLEAGNKMMITLAGAMSTAEIGLSLAEMIRQDKVHAITCTGANLEEDIYNLVAHDHYARVPNYRDLTPQDEQALLEKHFNRVTDTCIPEAEAIRRIEKAILDEWTAADQAGESYFPHEFMYRILLSGKLEEFYQIDPKNSWMLAAAQKNLPIIVPGWEDSTTGNIFASHVIDGNIKNVHTVKGGIQYMMYLADHYTEVTKDSSMGFFQIGGGIAGDFPICVVPMLHQDLQRTEVPLWGYFCQISDSTTSYGSYSGAVPNEKITWGKLGIETPKYIIESDASIVAPLVFAIVLGQ, encoded by the coding sequence ATGGCCCAGTCCACGTCCGCGCCCGTCACGGCGTTTCTCCGTCATCATTACCGTCATTTCAACGCGGCCGCGCTCATCGACGCCGCCGATGGCTACGTGCGCCATCTCGAAGCGGGCAACAAGATGATGATCACGCTGGCCGGCGCGATGAGCACCGCCGAGATCGGGCTCTCGCTGGCGGAAATGATTCGGCAGGACAAGGTCCACGCCATCACGTGCACCGGCGCGAATCTCGAAGAGGATATTTACAACCTCGTCGCGCACGATCATTACGCGCGCGTGCCGAACTACCGCGACCTCACGCCGCAGGACGAGCAGGCGTTGCTGGAGAAGCACTTCAATCGCGTGACCGACACCTGCATCCCGGAAGCGGAAGCGATCCGTCGGATCGAAAAGGCGATCCTCGACGAGTGGACGGCGGCTGATCAGGCGGGTGAGAGCTACTTCCCGCACGAGTTCATGTACCGGATTCTCCTGAGCGGCAAGCTCGAGGAGTTCTATCAGATCGATCCAAAGAACTCGTGGATGCTCGCCGCCGCGCAGAAGAACCTGCCGATCATCGTGCCGGGCTGGGAAGACTCGACCACCGGCAACATCTTTGCCTCGCACGTGATCGACGGCAACATCAAGAACGTGCACACGGTGAAGGGCGGCATTCAGTACATGATGTATCTCGCCGATCACTACACCGAAGTCACGAAGGATTCGTCGATGGGCTTCTTCCAGATCGGCGGTGGCATTGCCGGCGACTTCCCGATCTGCGTGGTGCCGATGTTGCATCAGGATCTGCAGCGCACGGAAGTCCCGCTGTGGGGCTACTTCTGTCAGATCAGCGATTCGACGACGTCGTACGGCTCGTACTCGGGGGCAGTGCCGAACGAGAAGATCACGTGGGGCAAGCTCGGCATCGAGACGCCCAAGTACATCATCGAGAGCGACGCGAGCATCGTGGCGCCGTTGGTATTTGCGATCGTGCTCGGTCAGTAG